Proteins encoded by one window of Manihot esculenta cultivar AM560-2 chromosome 10, M.esculenta_v8, whole genome shotgun sequence:
- the LOC110623906 gene encoding multiple myeloma tumor-associated protein 2 homolog: protein MYHPTRGGVRGGRDQFSWDDVKVDKHRENYLGHSIKAPVGRWQKGKDLHWYARGKNSESSGKDALQDEIKRIKEEEEQAMREALGLAPKRASRSQGNRLDKHEFSELVKRGSTAEDLGAGHAEAARVDGLGFSRAPRPWEDPSTLPYNHREASPEPVKEDVRDSLPSNSGEGEKEDESSRKKRRHEEKKHEKRERREKRRSYDSDDRKKHKKDKRRRHDSDSE from the exons ATGTATCATCCGACCAGAGGTGGCGTCCGTGGCGGCCGAGATC AATTTAGCTGGGATGATGTTAAGGTTGATAAACATAGGGAGAATTACCTTGGTCACAGTATTAAGGCCCCTGTTGGAAGATGGCAGAAAG GGAAAGATCTGCACTGGTATGCCAGGGGCAAAAATTCTGAGAGTTCAGGTAAAGATGCCTTACAAGatgaaataaaaagaattaaggAAGAGGAGGAGCAGGCCATGAGAGAGGCACTTGGTTTAGCTCCAAAGCGTGCTAGCCGATCTCAAGGGAATCGGCTTGATAAACACGAGTTCTCTGAACTCGTGAAGCGAGGCTCTACAGCAGAAGATTTGGGAGCAGGGCATGCAGAAGCTGCACGTGTTGATGGTCTTGGTTTCTcaag AGCACCCCGCCCTTGGGAAGACCCAAGTACTCTTCCTTATAACCACAGGGAAGCGTCGCCTGAGCCAGTGAAGGAGGATGTGCGTGATTCATTACCCAGTAACTCTGGAGAAGGCGAAAAGGAGGATGAAAGCAGCAGAAAGAAGAGGAGGCACGAGGAAAAGAAACATGAGAAACGTGAAAGGCGTGAGAAACGACGTTCATATGATTCAGATGACAGAAAAAAGCACAAGAAAGACAAGAGGAGGAGGCATGACTCTGACTCTGAATAA
- the LOC110624133 gene encoding mitotic-spindle organizing protein 1B-like, whose amino-acid sequence MDPEAAKTARESLELAFQMSNVLDTGLDRHMLSVLIALCDLGLNPEALAAVVKELGREDSCPPPTPTAPSAP is encoded by the coding sequence ATGGATCCAGAAGCTGCAAAGACCGCGCGAGAATCGCTGGAATTAGCTTTTCAAATGTCAAACGTTTTGGACACTGGGCTCGATCGACACATGCTTTCAGTACTCATTGCCTTGTGTGATTTGGGTTTAAATCCCGAGGCTTTGGCTGCTGTTGTAAAAGAACTCGGAAGAGAAGACTCTTGCCCACCACCAACCCCTACTGCTCCATCTGCTCCTTAA